Genomic DNA from Thermofilum sp.:
TGATTTCCTCCCATATTTTGACTTGCTCCTCCCTCAGCTTGCTTTGCTCTTCTCTTAGCTGCTTGATCTCTTCCCATATCTTGGCCTGCTCTTCTCTCAGCCTCCTGACCTCCTCCCACAGCTTGTTCTGTCCTTCTCTCAGCTGCTTGATTTCCTCCCATATTTTGACTTGCTCCTCCCTCAACCGCTTGATCTCTTTCCACGTTTTGCTCATTTCCTTCCTTATCTTGCTCTGCTCTGCTGCCAGGGCGTTCAGCTTCTCGAGCGTTTCCGATAATCCTAGGTAACCTATCACCGTGTGCCGGAACTCCGAGTCTTTCTCGAGCAGGTCCAGGAACCTCTTCTTCAGGCTAGCGCCCATCACGCCGTACCGGAGAGAGTGGTGTCAGGAGCTATATAAACCGTTACGGAGCCGCTGAGAGCGTATCCTGCGGCGCTGCTAGGTTAAGCGCGCTAAGGGTAGCGCTGGTGCTGCTCACAGCCGGGAAGGCTGTGGGAGCTGGCGAGTAGCGGGCCACTACGGTGAGAATTCTTAGAAGCCGTGCTTTCAGCGTGTAGGCTTGGCTGACCTGCAGGTGCGCGGCTGCGAAGCGCCGAGGAGCTCCGGGTTATCCTCACGGCTACACTGGAAGCTGTGAACGCATGTAGCTACGTCCTCGGGCTTCGCGGTGAGCTGCCCAGGAGAAAAGCGGCAGGGACCAGCGCGAACCTTGCAAGAGCTGCACGAGGCTGAGCTGAAGGAGCTTTCGGCAAGCTGAGAGCTGGCTGGGAGGGGCTCGAGAGGGCCTAAAGCCTATTGGAGGAGCTGGGCTTGGAGCAGTCGAGCTTCCGTTCCCAGGCGCGATCACTTCTCTAGTGCGGGTGAAGCTCTGCCGGCGCTTGAGCACAGGATCTACGTAGCAGCTGTTGTCGCAGCTAGCATGATGAGCAGCGTGTATTCGCGCGCAACGCTTATCCGGCGTTTGCCGGGGGCTCGCTCGTGCAGCTCGAAGAGCTGGTAGATGCTATCCTCAGACTCGATGAGAGCACGGCTCTGAAGCTGGCTCGCGAGTGGCTCGAGGTGGGGGGCGACCCCCTCCTGCTCCTAGAGGCTGTTAGGAGGGCAGCGCAGGTGATCGGCGAACGGTACGAGCGGGGTGAGCTGTTCGTCGCGGACCTTGTCATGGCGGGGGAGATCCTCAAGGAGGTTAGCGAGCTTGTAAGGCCGCTGCTGCGCGGCGGAGGCGGTAAGCCTGTAGGCAGGCTGGTGATCGGCACCGTGCAGGGCGATATCCACGATATTGGAAAGAATATTGTCGTCGCTTTAGCCGAGGCCGCGGGCTTCGAGGTGATCGACTTGGGGGTGGACGTACCCCCCGAGAAGTTCGTGGAAGCTGTAAGGCGGTACGAGCCTGACGTTGTCGGCCTCTCCGGCCTGCTCTCCGTCTCTATCGAGTCGATGAAGCTTACTGTCAAAGCTCTCGAGGAGGCGGGCCTGCGGGGCAGGGTGAAAGTCATCATAGGGGGTGGTAGGGTCGACGAGGAAGCGATGAAGTACACGGGAGCGGACGCCTGGGCCGACAGCGCGGCTGCAGGGGTTAAGATTATGCTGAGCTGGGTTGGGGGTGGGGAGCGTGGCAGCCCTTGAGCCGGCAGAGCTCCTCAGGGAGCGTAGAGAGAGGCTGGAGAAGGCGTACGCAAACCGCGCTCCCGACAGGGTCCCTTTAACCCTCCTCCCCGCTCCCGACCTGGTGGCCAGCTACGCGGGCTTGACTACCGAGGAGTTCTGCTTCAGCTGGGAGGCGCAGGTAAGGGTTGCCGAGAAGTGGGGTAGCGACTTTAACGTTGAAGGTGTGGACTCTCTGCCTTACTTCGTCCCCGGCCTGGAGATGTACCTGCTTCTGCTGGCCTGGGTGGAGAAGCCGGAGGTCGCTGCCTGGGCCAGGTTCCTCATGGGCCCCTTCCACGACATCCTTCAGGACAAGTACACGAAGTGGCCTGGGAGGGAGCTGGCGCCCACTGCCCACCCTCAGTTCACCGGCGGGAAGTTCATGGAAGCCGATGAGTACAGGTTCCTTGCAGAGGACCCCCTGGGCTTCGTGAACGAGAGAGTGCTACCACGAGCCTTTGGGCTACTCTCTAGGGGTCGAGCTGAGCTCTACCCCGCGCTCGTGAAGCTAGGGGTTGAACTGCAGAACTTCTCAGCAACGATGGCGAAGGTGGGCTCCCTCTCGGCTCAGCTCGGCTACCCTTCCTTCCCCACAGGCTGGGGCTACGCCCCCCTGGACTTAATCAGCGACTTCCTCAGGTACCCCACCCACACGATGCTTGATCTCCGGCGCCACCCTGACGACGTTAAAGCGGCTGTAGAGTCCCTCACGCCGGTTCTCAGGAGGTGCGTGAGGGCGTCAACTTCTCCGCCGGAAGTTGCCGAGAAAGCTTTCGGTACTAGAACCGTGCTGGTCTTCTTCCCGCTCCACCTCAACGAAATGCTGCCGCCAAAGCTCTTCGAAGAGTTCTACTGGCCCAGCCTGAGGGAGGTCGTCCAGGAGGCTTTAAGCCTCGGCGCTAAGCCCTGGATTTTCTTCGAAGGTAACTTCACGCCCTTCCTGCACTACCTCGAAGACCTGCCCAAGGGCCGCGTCATCGCCTGGTTCGAGAGGACGGACCTCCGGAGAGCGAGGGAAGCTTTGGGAGATCACGTTGTCTTAATGGGTGGTTTACCGCTCTCGCTGCTGATGCACGGCTCCAGGGAGAAGGTCTACGAGGAAGCCTGCAAGCTGCTTACAGAGGTTAAAGAGCCAGGCGGCTTCATCTTCGCGGGAGGCCAAGCCTCTCCAACCGCCGCGACACGCATCGAGAACCTGTGGGCTGTGATCGAGGCTACCTTAGCCTGCGGGAGGTATTGAAGCTGATGCTCTACTCTGCTGCTTGAAGCGCCTCGAGGCCGCGGCGCTGCTCCAGAAGGTACACACAGTTAAAGTGCTCGGTACACGTGGGGGAGTAATTCGATAAAAACGAAAAGAGTTTTGACAGTTGCTTAGAGGGCTTTCGCCAGTTCTGCGAGCTCGGAAGCGATGCTCCTTCTGCGATCTACTTCCCGCTCGAGGCCTCTGGCTTCAGCGTGTAAGCTGTCAGCTAGCCTGCCGAGAAGGTCTTTCATAGCGGAGCGGGTCAGCTCGTCAGCCTGCTTCAGCTCGTCTCTAAGCATGCTGTAGAAAATGTTCCGGTCTCTCAAGACTCCGATGTCGGGCATCGCTGCGCTGAGGGCATCCTCCCAGGAGGCGACTTCGCGGGGTGGGCTGAGCCTGAGTATCAAGCGGAAGAGGTTCAGGAGGTCTCTCTCTTCTGGGGGCAGCTTCTCCGGCTCTCCGACAACTCTCGCGTAAACGCGGCGCAGTATTCGTAACGGTTCTTTAAACGCGCTGGCGGCGGGGACGCTGCGGGAGAGCCTGTCGATGAAGAGGTCGTAGTACTTCTCAGCGAAAGGTGTGCGCGAGATGAAGTTGAATAGCGCTGCCCAGCCTCTCGGGGAGAGGGAGTAGGATCTTCCACGCTTCTCCATAACCCCCTTCTCGGCCAGGTCCGTGAGGAGCTGCGAGGAGTAGGCTTTCGACGTGTTCTGCGTGAGCTTGAGTTTCTGCACTAGAGCCTGCGCTAGCTCCGAGGCCGTGATGGTGTCTTTAGCCAGCAATTGTTCCACTAAAACCAGGAACCTCTGGTTTTTCGACTCTATTCTCTTCACAAGTTTTTTGCAGCATCAACGTATATTAAATTTTCGCAGCGTTGCAGGCGTTTTCCCAGCTGTTCAAACCTCCACATAGGGTTTTTCAACTTGAATCCTCCTTCCGTGCAACATTACCATCCTACATTGTTGAAACACCAACAGGCTTGCGCAGCGCACGGAGACCGTTTAGAGCCCCAGCTCCCTCGCTAGCTCCTCGGCGAGACCCGCTCCACCCAGCCGCGCCCAGATCGCGCACGTGCCCTCGACGCTCACCATGCAGGGCCCGTAGGGGCTGCTGGGCGTGCACTTCTTCATAAACATGGGGCAGTCCGTCGGCTTCGCCTTCCCGAGAATCACCTCCGCGCACCTGCAGCCGGGCGGCGTATCCTTCCTCCAAGTCTCCGGCTTAATCTCCTCGATCCCGAAGTGCTTGAGAGCATCGTACCTGCTCAACTGCTCCCTGATGCGCAGCCCACTGTAGGGGAGGAAGCCGATGCCCCTCCACGCGCTGTGCACAGTCTCGAAGGCCCTGTGAATCATAGCTTGCGCTTTAAGGTCGCCCTGCCACGTCACAGCCCTCGTGTACTCGATGGCGACGCGAGCCTCCCCCGCTTCCAGCTGCCGGAGGATCTCTGCTACCGCTGCGAGAACGTCGACCGGCTCGAAGCCCGCGACCACTACGGGTATCCCGAAGCTCTCCGCTACGGGAGTCCAGGCTTTCGCGCCTGTAATTGTGGAGACATGGCCGGGAGCTATCACCCCCATCACGGGCGGCTCGGTCGGCTTCTCGCGGAGGATCTCGAGCGAGTACAGCATCGCGGGAGGGGTCAGCTTCACGAGGCTCATCACCTTTAGGTTCTCCGGCAGGGAGCCGCTGAGCAGAGCTTGCGCGTAGCCCGGGGCCACCGTCTCGAAGCCGATCCCCAGGAAGACTGCGTCGCGCCCATGCCTCGCCGCGTCCCGCACCGCGTCCCCCACGCTGACGACAACTTTCACGGGCGCGCCGCGCGCTCTCGCACCCTCCAGGCTCGAAACCCCGTCCACGGGGTTGAGCGCCGGGAGCCTGAAGGTATCACCGTAAGTGTACACGACCACCCCCTCGAGCGCGAGCTTGATCGCGGACTCGATGTAGTACGAGGGGGTGACGCAGACGGGGCAGCCGGGGCCCGCCACGAGCTCAACCCCCTTGGGGAGCAAGCCTCTGATCCCGTAGTGCACTATAGTCCACTCGTGCGTCCCGCAGAAGTCCATCACCTTGATGCGCTCCACCCCCAGCTTCGAGACGACTTTCTCGAACTTCTTCTCGATCGCCCTCCTCAAGCTCGCAGCCAGCGGCCGGTTTTCGCGGAAAATCTTCTCGAGCGGGAAAGCTGCCGCTTCGCTGCTGAGCGCCATCCGCTTCGGGATGTTTCCACCGTAGAGATAAAAAAAGCTCACTGCTAGACTAGGCGTGTGCACGGCGGCCAGCCCCGCGCAGTCATCACGCTCCCCCTCATCTTCCGCTACGTGTTCGCGGTCGGTTTCCTCTTAGGGGTCCTGGTATTCGCGCTTCTCAGGGAGGCCGGAGCGGGTGCAGGCGGGGTCAGCCCCCAGGAGTCAGCTGCAGCGCTAGCGGTAGCGATACCCGTAGTGGTGGCCTTGCACGAGGCGGCGCACGCGGCTGCTGCTCTGCTGCTCGGAGGCTCCCGCGTAGGCTTCGGCGTAGCTAAGCTAGGTCCCTTAGCAGCGGGCATCTACGTGAAAGTCGAGAAGCCTTTGCCGGTTTCAAGGTGGCTTATCGTCGCGCTCGCCCCCCTGATCATCTCAGCCGCATCCTACCCCTTCATCTTCCTCGGCGGCTTCCCCGGGGCTGTAGCTCTGATGATCTCTTGGCTCAACGCCGTCGGCGCCTCGGGCGACATCGTCTTCTCGATCCTCGCATCCAGCGCGGGCAGGGGAGCTCTCGTGCAGGACGAAGGCGACAGGCTCGTCATCGTGGGCGGCAAGCCGCGCGCCGTAGCTCTACTCGCCCTAGACGCGGTCTACGTGTTCTTCGTGAGTTTTCTCGCAGTTGCTGCCGCCTCGCTGGCTGCAGCAGTGCTCACCCGGAGCGAAGTCGCGCTGGCTGGGCTTCCTCTCGCGGAGTTCGCCGTGCGGGGGCCAGCAGAGCCTGCAGGTTCTCCAGCCGCGGGGGCCAGCTACGAGGTCACGTTATCGGTAAGGCACGGGTCCGTGCTGGCCGCTCTAGCGGCGACGGGCGTCTTCGAAGCAGCCTTAGGGGCGAGAAGGTCTAGGCGTCTACTCCACCGCTTAACAGAAGTTGAGGCCAAGTGAGCGGGTAATCCCTCATTTTTTGAGCAGCCCGGCTCACCGTTCGCGGAAGTAGCCCTGCCAGCCGGCCCGGGTAGCAAGTATATAAGGGAGGAGCCCGCAGCTCTCTCAGTTGTTTATGGCTCTGCGGGTGACCCGCGCCGTGCTCATCTCCCCCTTTTGGCCGTTGCGGGCCTCTGGGGCCCGCCCTGCGGCCTCCTCGCGGGATAGCCGGGGCGGGTCATGGGGTCGGCCGCCCTTGGCGGTGGCCTACACCCTCTCCTTTCAGCGCACCGTCGCCGGAGCGCATCCCCGGAGGGGGACCTCCCAGTTGGTAGCGGGGGTGGACCCTCGATCCCGCGCGCGGAGCACCCGGGCACCAGCGCCGCCAAAGCGGCAGGGTCCCGGGAAGGGGGGCTCTGGTGCTCGAAACTCGGCGCTAAGACGCTCGGGTGCTCGCGGAGCCATGCTCGCAACCTCTCGGCTAGGCCTAGGCCCTCGAGGAACTTGGCGATTAGGGCAATACACGCGTTGTAATCGCGGTTCCAGACCAGGCCGCACTGGCTGCAACGGTAATGGCGCCACCCAACCTCGACTCCCCTCCTCCCGCAGAGGGGGCAGTACTGCCCCGAAGCCCTCACCTCCATGTAGAGCGCTCCTTCGTAGCGGCACAGGTTCTCCAGCCTCCTGCAGATTCTCAGGATGGTGTTCTGCAGCGGCGTCCCCCTCAAGCTCTCGGGGTCCGGCTTGTCCACCACTATCACCACCCTCCCATGCTCCCTGATCTTTCCACGAAGGTAGTGGACTAGCTGCCTCTCCCACTCCCTCACCCTGGCCGCGTGCGCCCCGTGAACCTCGCCGAGCAGCTCCTTTGCCTTCGAGGGTGTTAGTGGCACGCTGGCGGGGAATATCTCGCGCAGCTCCCCGTACTTCTCGCGCACCGCCGAGGGGCTGCGCCCGCTCCTAGCGCTGTCCTTGTAGCTCTGCAGCGCGCTGACCAGCCCCCACTCCTTCCTCGGGGGCTTCACCCTCATCGGCTGCCGCACCATCCTCACCCTGTCCCCGACCTCGAAGCCCAGTATTGCGAGGCCGTTCCTACTGTTGACGTCGAGGGCGAAGACCGCGAACGGCGCCGGGTAGTCTGCGTCGTCGCACTCCTCACCCGCCTCAGACCACCACCTCAGCGGGCTGCGGCGCGCCACCAGCCTAAGCCCGCCAGTGCAGGTGAGGAACATTGTAAAGCGTGGCGGAGGATCTAGCTCCAGCTCCCCGATCAGCGCTTCGACTAAGCTCCTCTTCAGGGGGATCGCTATCCCCATACCCTTGAACGTCAGCACCCCCCTGTCCAGGTCGAAGCGGCAGACTGCGTGCGCCGCACCGTACACCCTCCCCCTCCACCTGAACTGCGCCAGCAGCGGGATCGGCGGAGTCCTCCACTTCCTCCTCTGCTTCCTCCGCCTGCCTTTCCGCCTCTTCGGTTTATTGGATGAAAGCATGTTCAGGAATTCCTTCTTGTAGTAGAGGTAGTCCTTGTGTGGAAGGACTACCTCGCTCCCCGCGCCGGCCATAGCCTCGAGGATTACCTTGTAGAGCGCCGCGAGAGCCGCCTCGAGAGCGCTGGAAGCCTTGATCCTGAAGACCCTGAAGCCATCCCCCGGGGCCATCTTCCCAGGGGTTCCTTTCGCCGTGCCGGCCCCCATCCCCATCCGCCCCCCCAGCTTCACTTGCCCAAACCCTATTTATGGCCGCAAGGGATACGGGGGTCAACGCCCCCCGGGAGAATGGTGCCGGCGCTTGAGGGAAGGCTGGCTCACCCTCTACATGGCTTTCGCCACAGGGTGAAGGTATGGAGCGGCTCGCGAGCAGCGAGGGTAGAAAGCTGGGGGCTGGGGGGTGGGTCGAGGGGCGCGGAGCTCCAGCAGCTCTTCGGCGAGTACGGGTTGGGGCTGGCGCTCAGGCTGCTGCGGGCACCCCCCCCCCCGGTGCCCACGTCCAGCCGGTGCCACGCGTAGCTCACGGAAAGCGTTAAGCAGGGGCTGCACTTATTCTATGCGGTGGGGGTGGTGGAGCATGAGCGCGCAGGAGCTTTCCAGCCGCCTGGAGGAGGCTGTGTCCCAGTGGAGGAGAAAGTACGCGGAGGAGATTCAGAAAGGACCTTCGAGGCCTAGCGCGGGTAGGCTGCGGCTTGAGGATTTCCTGGTAGAGAGGAGGCCTTTCTTCTCGAGCATCGACAACTCAGATGTGTTCTACGTTAACACGTTTAGGCTCATCGAGTACACTGCGCTGAGCGACGCCCTCCCCTCCAAGGTCTCGCTGATGAGGTCCTCCGGGTACAACCTGGGGGTCAACCTCGTGCGGAGCGGGCTCGTGCGGAGCCTCGACGACGCTCCACTAGCACTAGCGCTGTACAGGGTTGGGCTCATGGACGTGGTGAAGGAGAGCTTGAGCTCGATGAAGGTGAATATCTACGAGTGTATGAGCTGCTACGGGGTCCCCAACCTGGGTAAGACTCTCTGCGACTTTGAGGCTGGAGTGCTTCAGGGAGTGCTGAGAGAGCTTTACGGCCCGAACATCGTTCGCGAGAAGTACTGCTGGGGGCTCGGCTTCTCGTTCTGCGGCTTCGAGATCGTTTTCGAGTAGGTCGGTATGAAGCGCACGCTGCTGTTATCGCTGTCGCCGAGCTGCGAGGGCAGCTGCCCCTCATGCCCCTTCGTGGGTGGGGAGAGGCTCCTCTCCTACGATGTGCTGAAGCATCTTCTCGAAACTCTCGAGAGAGTTGACGAGACGGTAGTCGTTTGCTCCTGGGCGAGCCACCCAGACCTGCTTAGGATTGGAAAGCTAGTCTTCGAGGCTTCCAGAAAGGTCACATGGCTCGTTTCACCAGCCGAGCTGGCTAAACTCGCTAAAGTGCGTGCAGCTCTATCTAGCGCGGACGAGCTGGTAGTCGTTACGCATGAAGCCCAGCAGCCACCCCCGCTCGAGCACTTGAAGACTATTCTCTCGGCTTTCGATCTGCGCGTCGGACTATGGTGGGTTTTCGGGGATTCTCTACCCGCTTTAGGGAGCTTCAGGGACACGGTGAAGCTCGCGCAGAGCATGGG
This window encodes:
- a CDS encoding cobalamin-dependent protein (Presence of a B(12) (cobalamin)-binding domain implies dependence on cobalamin itself, in one of its several forms, or in some unusual lineages, dependence on a cobalamin-like analog.), coding for MQLEELVDAILRLDESTALKLAREWLEVGGDPLLLLEAVRRAAQVIGERYERGELFVADLVMAGEILKEVSELVRPLLRGGGGKPVGRLVIGTVQGDIHDIGKNIVVALAEAAGFEVIDLGVDVPPEKFVEAVRRYEPDVVGLSGLLSVSIESMKLTVKALEEAGLRGRVKVIIGGGRVDEEAMKYTGADAWADSAAAGVKIMLSWVGGGERGSP
- the hypD gene encoding hydrogenase formation protein HypD, with protein sequence MALSSEAAAFPLEKIFRENRPLAASLRRAIEKKFEKVVSKLGVERIKVMDFCGTHEWTIVHYGIRGLLPKGVELVAGPGCPVCVTPSYYIESAIKLALEGVVVYTYGDTFRLPALNPVDGVSSLEGARARGAPVKVVVSVGDAVRDAARHGRDAVFLGIGFETVAPGYAQALLSGSLPENLKVMSLVKLTPPAMLYSLEILREKPTEPPVMGVIAPGHVSTITGAKAWTPVAESFGIPVVVAGFEPVDVLAAVAEILRQLEAGEARVAIEYTRAVTWQGDLKAQAMIHRAFETVHSAWRGIGFLPYSGLRIREQLSRYDALKHFGIEEIKPETWRKDTPPGCRCAEVILGKAKPTDCPMFMKKCTPSSPYGPCMVSVEGTCAIWARLGGAGLAEELARELGL
- a CDS encoding V4R domain-containing protein, whose amino-acid sequence is MSAQELSSRLEEAVSQWRRKYAEEIQKGPSRPSAGRLRLEDFLVERRPFFSSIDNSDVFYVNTFRLIEYTALSDALPSKVSLMRSSGYNLGVNLVRSGLVRSLDDAPLALALYRVGLMDVVKESLSSMKVNIYECMSCYGVPNLGKTLCDFEAGVLQGVLRELYGPNIVREKYCWGLGFSFCGFEIVFE
- a CDS encoding uroporphyrinogen decarboxylase family protein, with amino-acid sequence MAALEPAELLRERRERLEKAYANRAPDRVPLTLLPAPDLVASYAGLTTEEFCFSWEAQVRVAEKWGSDFNVEGVDSLPYFVPGLEMYLLLLAWVEKPEVAAWARFLMGPFHDILQDKYTKWPGRELAPTAHPQFTGGKFMEADEYRFLAEDPLGFVNERVLPRAFGLLSRGRAELYPALVKLGVELQNFSATMAKVGSLSAQLGYPSFPTGWGYAPLDLISDFLRYPTHTMLDLRRHPDDVKAAVESLTPVLRRCVRASTSPPEVAEKAFGTRTVLVFFPLHLNEMLPPKLFEEFYWPSLREVVQEALSLGAKPWIFFEGNFTPFLHYLEDLPKGRVIAWFERTDLRRAREALGDHVVLMGGLPLSLLMHGSREKVYEEACKLLTEVKEPGGFIFAGGQASPTAATRIENLWAVIEATLACGRY
- a CDS encoding zinc ribbon domain-containing protein is translated as MKLGGRMGMGAGTAKGTPGKMAPGDGFRVFRIKASSALEAALAALYKVILEAMAGAGSEVVLPHKDYLYYKKEFLNMLSSNKPKRRKGRRRKQRRKWRTPPIPLLAQFRWRGRVYGAAHAVCRFDLDRGVLTFKGMGIAIPLKRSLVEALIGELELDPPPRFTMFLTCTGGLRLVARRSPLRWWSEAGEECDDADYPAPFAVFALDVNSRNGLAILGFEVGDRVRMVRQPMRVKPPRKEWGLVSALQSYKDSARSGRSPSAVREKYGELREIFPASVPLTPSKAKELLGEVHGAHAARVREWERQLVHYLRGKIREHGRVVIVVDKPDPESLRGTPLQNTILRICRRLENLCRYEGALYMEVRASGQYCPLCGRRGVEVGWRHYRCSQCGLVWNRDYNACIALIAKFLEGLGLAERLRAWLREHPSVLAPSFEHQSPPSRDPAALAALVPGCSARGIEGPPPLPTGRSPSGDALRRRCAERRGCRPPPRAADPMTRPGYPARRPQGGPQRPATAKRGR
- a CDS encoding DUF3267 domain-containing protein, whose product is MHGGQPRAVITLPLIFRYVFAVGFLLGVLVFALLREAGAGAGGVSPQESAAALAVAIPVVVALHEAAHAAAALLLGGSRVGFGVAKLGPLAAGIYVKVEKPLPVSRWLIVALAPLIISAASYPFIFLGGFPGAVALMISWLNAVGASGDIVFSILASSAGRGALVQDEGDRLVIVGGKPRAVALLALDAVYVFFVSFLAVAAASLAAAVLTRSEVALAGLPLAEFAVRGPAEPAGSPAAGASYEVTLSVRHGSVLAALAATGVFEAALGARRSRRLLHRLTEVEAK